The proteins below are encoded in one region of Podarcis raffonei isolate rPodRaf1 chromosome 8, rPodRaf1.pri, whole genome shotgun sequence:
- the PABPC4 gene encoding polyadenylate-binding protein 4 isoform X2 has protein sequence MNFDVIKGKPIRIMWSQRDPSLRKSGVGNVFIKNLDKSIDNKALYDTFSAFGNILSCKVVCDENGSKGYAFVHFETQDAADRAIEKMNGMLLNDRKVFVGRFKSRKEREAELGAKAKEFTNVYIKNFGDDMDDERLKELFSKYGKTLSVKVMTDPTGKSKGFGFVSFEKHEEANKAVEEMNGKDINGKMVFVGRAQKKVERQAELKRKFEQLKQERISRYQGVNLYIKNLDDTIDDEKLRKEFSPFGSITSAKVMLEDGRSKGFGFVCFSSPEEATKAVTEMNGRIVGSKPLYVALAQRKEERKAHLTNQYMQRIAGMRALPANAIINQFQPAAGGYFMPAVPQAQNRPTYYAPNQMTQMRPNPRWQQGGRPQGFQGMPNTMRQSGPRPALRHLAPASNAQASRGMPGATQRVGVPATAPNLAPRPPVAAQAPRAVPPYKYASSVRSPHPAVQPLQAPQPAVHVQGQEPLTASMLAAAPPQEQKQMLGERLFPLIQAMHLSLAGKITGMLLEIDNSELLHMLESPESLRSKVEEAVAVLQAHQAKKEAAQKVGIVAATS, from the exons ATGAACTTCGATGTGATCAAAGGGAAACCCATCCGCATCATGTGGTCTCAGCGTGATCCTTCCCTGAGGAAATCAGGTGTAGGGAATGTCTTTATTAAGAACCTGGACAAATCCATAGACAACAAGGCACTTTATGACACTTTCTCGGCTTTTGGGAATATACTTTCTTGCAAG GTGGTGTGTGATGAGAACGGCTCTAAGGGCTATGCCTTTGTGCACTTTGAGACACAGGACGCTGCGGACCGGGCCATTGAGAAGATGAATGGCATGCTGCTGAACGACCGCAAAGT ATTTGTTGGGAGATTTAAATCTCGTAAAGAGCGTGAGGCAGAATTGGGAGCCAAAGCAAAGGAGTTCACCAACGTCTACATAAAAAACTTTGGGGATGACATGGATGACGAACGGCTGAAGGAGCTTTTCAGCAAATATG GTAAGACTCTCAGCGTTAAAGTCATGACAGATCCCACTGGGAAGTCGAAAGGCTTTGGTTTTGTGAGCTTTGAGAAGCACGAAGAAGCCAACAAG GCAGTGgaagaaatgaatggaaaagaTATCAATGGGAAAATGGTGTTTGTGGGCAGGGCACAGAAGAAAGTGGAGCGCCAGGCAGAGCTGAAAAGGAAATTTGAGCAGCTAAAACAAGAGAGAATCAGCCGGTATCAG GGAGTTAACTTATATATTAAGAACCTGGATGATACAATTGATGATGAGAAACTGAGGAAGGAATTCTCTCCTTTTGGGTCTATCACAAGTGCCAAG GTGATGCTGGAAGACGGGCGAAGCAAAGGGTTTGGCTTTGTCTGCTTTTCCTCTCCGGAAGAAGCCACCAAAGCTGTAACGGAAATGAATGGGCGCATTGTGGGCTCCAAACCACTATATGTTGCATTGGCACAGAGAAAGGAGGAGCGGAAAGCCCACCTCACCAACCAATACATGCAGCGCATTGCTGGAATGAGAGCCCTGCCTGCCAATGCCATCATcaatcagttccagccagctgCAGGAGGGTATTTCATGCCAGCTGTGCCCCAG gctcagaacagacccacttaCTATGCACCTAATCAGATGACTCAGATGAGGCCTAACCCACGCTGGCAGCAAGGAGGGAGACCTCAAG gcttccaaggaatgCCAAACACTATGCGCCAGTCTGGACCAAGACCAGCCCTACGCCATCTGGCTCCAGCGAGCAATGCTCAAGCCTCACGTGGCATGCCTGGTGCAACCCAAAGGGTTG GGGTTCCTGCCACAGCTCCAAATTTAGCGCCTCGACCACCTGTAGCTGCGCAAGCTCCAAGGGCTGTTCCGCCATACAAATATGCCTCCAGTGTCCGCAGCCCCCACCCAGCTGTACAGCCTTTGCAG GCCCCTCAGCCTGCAGTTCATGTGCAAGGACAAGAGCCTTTAACTGCATCTATGCTAGCTGCTGCCCCTCCCCAGGAGCAAAAACAGATGCTGG GAGAACGTTTGTTCCCGCTCATCCAAGCTATGCATCTCAGCCTTGCAGGAAAGATCACAGGAATGCTGCTAGAGATTGACAATTCAGAGTTGCTGCACATGCTAGAATCCCCAGAATCCCTCCGTTCGAAG GTGGAGGAGGCTGTGGCAGTGCTGCAAGCTCACCAAGCCAAGAAAGAAGCTGCCCAGAAAGTGGGCATAGTTGCTGCTACCTCGTAA
- the PPIE gene encoding peptidyl-prolyl cis-trans isomerase E isoform X1, which produces MASTKRVLYVGGLAEEVDERVLHAAFIPFGDITDIQIPLDYETEKHRGFAFIEFELAEDAAAAIDNMNESELFGRTIRVNLAKPMRIKEGSSRPVWSDDDWLKKFSGKTLEENVEEEGAEPARSETQEGEPPAKKSRANPQVYMDIKIGNKPAGRLNILLRSDIVPMTTENFRCLCTHEKGFGFKGSSFHRVIPQFMCQAGDFTNHNGTGGKSIYGKKFDDENFILKHTGAGLLSMANSGPNTNGSQFFITCDKTDWLDGKHVVFGEVTEGMDVVRQIEAEGSKDGKPKQKVIISDCGEYV; this is translated from the exons atggCATCTACCAAGAGGGTGCTCTATGTGG GCGGGCTGGCGGAGGAGGTGGACGAGCGGGTGCTCCACGCAGCCTTCATCCCTTTCGGCGACATCACGGATATCCAGATCCCCTTGGACTACGAAacgg AAAAACATCGAGGTTTTGCTTTCATTGAATTTGAGCTGGCTGAG GATGCTGCAGCCGCCATTGACAACATG AATGAATCTGAGCTCTTTGGGAGGACTATTCGTGTCAACCTGGCCAAGCCGATGAGGATTAAGGAAGGATCATCCCGCCCAG TTTGGTCAGATGATGACTGGCTGAAGAAATTTTCAGGAAAGACGCTGGAGGAGAATGTGGAGGAAGAAGGGGCAGAGCCTGCCCGATCAGAGACCCAGGAG GGTGAACCACCAGCAAAAAAATCAAGGGCAAACCCCCAGGTTTACATGGACATCAAGATTGGAAACAAGCCTGCTGGTCGATTGAACATCCTGTTGCGATCTGATATTGTACCTATGACCACTG AGAACTTCCGCTGCCTGTGCACACATGAAAAGGGCTTTGGCTTCAAGGGGAGCAGCTTCCATCGTGTCATCCCTCAGTTCATGTGCCAAGCGGGAGATTTTACCAACCACAATGGCACTGGGGGCAAATCTATCTACGGGAAGAAATTTGATGATGAAAACTTTATCCTGAAGCACACAGGGGCAG GTTTGCTGTCCATGGCCAATTCTGGCCCCAACACCAACGGCTCACAGTTCTTCATCACATGTGATAAGACTGACTGGCTGGATGGGAAGCACGTGGTCTTTGGAGAGGTGACGGAAGGAATGGACGTGGTGCGGCAGATTGAG GCCGAAGGCAGCAAAGATgggaaaccaaagcaaaaagttaTCATCTCGGACTGTGGTGAATATGTGTG A
- the PPIE gene encoding peptidyl-prolyl cis-trans isomerase E isoform X2: MASTKRVLYVGGLAEEVDERVLHAAFIPFGDITDIQIPLDYETEKHRGFAFIEFELAEDAAAAIDNMNESELFGRTIRVNLAKPMRIKEGSSRPVWSDDDWLKKFSGKTLEENVEEEGAEPARSETQEGEPPAKKSRANPQVYMDIKIGNKPAGRLNILLRSDIVPMTTENFRCLCTHEKGFGFKGSSFHRVIPQFMCQAGDFTNHNGTGGKSIYGKKFDDENFILKHTGAGLLSMANSGPNTNGSQFFITCDKTDWLDGKHVVFGEVTEGMDVVRQIEAEGSKDGKPKQKVIISDCGKTLPETLQCPFLDIFKRLKRYCGDSSDLGKPGSDLMRPGAVI, encoded by the exons atggCATCTACCAAGAGGGTGCTCTATGTGG GCGGGCTGGCGGAGGAGGTGGACGAGCGGGTGCTCCACGCAGCCTTCATCCCTTTCGGCGACATCACGGATATCCAGATCCCCTTGGACTACGAAacgg AAAAACATCGAGGTTTTGCTTTCATTGAATTTGAGCTGGCTGAG GATGCTGCAGCCGCCATTGACAACATG AATGAATCTGAGCTCTTTGGGAGGACTATTCGTGTCAACCTGGCCAAGCCGATGAGGATTAAGGAAGGATCATCCCGCCCAG TTTGGTCAGATGATGACTGGCTGAAGAAATTTTCAGGAAAGACGCTGGAGGAGAATGTGGAGGAAGAAGGGGCAGAGCCTGCCCGATCAGAGACCCAGGAG GGTGAACCACCAGCAAAAAAATCAAGGGCAAACCCCCAGGTTTACATGGACATCAAGATTGGAAACAAGCCTGCTGGTCGATTGAACATCCTGTTGCGATCTGATATTGTACCTATGACCACTG AGAACTTCCGCTGCCTGTGCACACATGAAAAGGGCTTTGGCTTCAAGGGGAGCAGCTTCCATCGTGTCATCCCTCAGTTCATGTGCCAAGCGGGAGATTTTACCAACCACAATGGCACTGGGGGCAAATCTATCTACGGGAAGAAATTTGATGATGAAAACTTTATCCTGAAGCACACAGGGGCAG GTTTGCTGTCCATGGCCAATTCTGGCCCCAACACCAACGGCTCACAGTTCTTCATCACATGTGATAAGACTGACTGGCTGGATGGGAAGCACGTGGTCTTTGGAGAGGTGACGGAAGGAATGGACGTGGTGCGGCAGATTGAG GCCGAAGGCAGCAAAGATgggaaaccaaagcaaaaagttaTCATCTCGGACTGTG gaaaaacGCTCCCTGAGACATTGCAGTGTCCTTTTCTGGACATTTTCAAGAGATTGAAAAGGTACTGTGGAGATTCTTCAGATCTAGGAAAACCTGGCTCAGACCTAATGAGACCTGGTGCAGTTATTTGA